CCATGTCCGTTTCCTCTGCTCTCCTCGGGTTCCGCCGAAGTCACCTTCGCACACCCGGGAGGCGTCCGTGAGTGGCGGTGTGCACCGCCACTCACGGCGGCCTCAGGCGAGGCCCTGCTGCTTCAGCCAGTCCTTCGCGACATCCGCCGCCGGATCGCCGTCCGCGTCCACCCGCTTGTTCAGCTCGCGCATCCCCTCCGTGGTGAGCTTCGCGCTGACCGCGTTGACCACCGCCGCGAAGTCCGCGCCGCGTTCGTCGAGCACCTTCTTGTTCACCGCGGGCACCACGTTCTCGGTGGGCACGATGGTCAGGTCGTCCTTGAGCGCCACGTACTGCGGGTCCCCGACCAGCGGGCTGACCGAGTCGACCGGGATCACCGTGACCGCTCCGGAGTTGAGCTGCTGCACCCGCGGCCCAGCCTCCTGCACGGTCTGGAAGGTGGCGTTCGTCAGCTTGTAGACATCCTTGAAGCCCTGGAAGCACGGCAGCCGCTTCTCGCACTCCGGCGGGCCGGCCATGACGACCTTGTCGAGCTTCTTCAGGTCGCTGATCGACGCGAGGCCCTTCGACTTCGCGAGGTCGGCCTTCACCAGGTAGGTGTTCTTGTCCTCGGCCGCCGCGTAGTTCAGCAGCCCGACGCCCTCGGGCGCGAACAGCTTCGCCAGCTGGTCGTGCTCGCCCTTGGCGTCCTTGACGGCTTCCTTGCCGAAGCCGGTGGT
This sequence is a window from Amycolatopsis benzoatilytica AK 16/65. Protein-coding genes within it:
- a CDS encoding ABC transporter substrate-binding protein; translated protein: MRWTRNIRVAALVATAALGLTACGGGSGQAAASSKGGAPIVVASFNFTDSQILAEIYAGALEAKGYPVTRKLNLGSRELVYPSLKSGELQFLPEYQGAAITTGFGKEAVKDAKGEHDQLAKLFAPEGVGLLNYAAAEDKNTYLVKADLAKSKGLASISDLKKLDKVVMAGPPECEKRLPCFQGFKDVYKLTNATFQTVQEAGPRVQQLNSGAVTVIPVDSVSPLVGDPQYVALKDDLTIVPTENVVPAVNKKVLDERGADFAAVVNAVSAKLTTEGMRELNKRVDADGDPAADVAKDWLKQQGLA